The Setaria viridis chromosome 2, Setaria_viridis_v4.0, whole genome shotgun sequence DNA window ATACTTATGCATGTGTGCTCTTGAATTTTTATTTATGCCTTCATTTTGTTTTCACGAACACACTAAATAGCATTTTTGTTTGGACAAAGACTAGAATAGCATATACAGGAAAACAATAGTGTGAACAATGGCGGTTTCAGAAAATGAATTCTTGATCCGAACAAGGTGGTGTTATTCATTTAGATTCGGACATCCCATGTCAAAATGGGGTTCAtttaacagagatgccacgctCTCCCGCTGCCGCCTGTCGCGCCCTCCCACCGCCGCAGCCACCAGCGCTGTCGCCGCTTCtcgccccgccaccgctcctcactGCTACGAGTGAGGGGTAAGTGAAGGGGGAAGGGGCAGCGGGAGAGGAAGCGCCgatgggagagggagagagggagggggtcgGGGAGagcagagggagagagggagaggagagcgCTGGGGAGAGGATAAGGCTTGCGCACGCGGGCCGGGAGCAGCGGATGGATAAGACCGCGTGGATgaaacctttagtaccgggtgtaggtttcacccagtactaaacgtcatcctttagtatcgggtggagcctccaccttgtactaaaggccctcaggcacccggtactaatgggtgacctttagtactgggtggagccctCACTCGATACTAAAGAGGCTCACGGAGATCTATCCTTtaggctcggtactaatgctcacattagtaccaggtcaaaatGCAACTGGTACGGAGTCTCGGGACAAAAAGCCATTTCTCTGGTAATGGATGTGATTGTCACATATGGAAAGACGTTTTGTGTGTATAATTTGTAGATCTAGCATGCGCATATGGTATGCGTTGGGGTATGTGTGGATGTAGTGTGTGTTTATGTGTATGTTCAGATATTTCCAGatttaaaaaaatcacataTAGACCGTAAATCTGTCTTTTATCAATTGTCGACCTTTTGTAAGATGACGCCGAGCTACGCATCCTTCGCATCTTAGGCCGATATATGGAGAGTTTTGTGTTTGTTGTTTCCTGAAATTGCTTTGTAGAGGATGGTCTTGTACTTGTAAAAAGGTTTTGCAAAAATACTACTTTGAAATTACTCCACGATCATTTTGGATTTATCTCCTTCAAGTCCACACCGCAGAAGTCAACACTTCCAtgtaaaaaactaaaaaaaataggtCACTGCTTAGAGCACATCCTCTATTTGAAAGGGCTAGCTCCACTCCATCCGTGACGCCAACTTTTCCACGGGCACGACTGCACACACgacacgtccagcagctcggtCAGCGAGCGCAGCGTCAGCGGTGATGCCGCACACACGACACGTCCAGCAGCTCAGCGTCAGCGGTGATGCCACGAGCCGCCTGTAAAGCTCGCTCCTATGCTGCCCACCCTTACCCGCCACACCACAACTCCACGAGCACGTACGCACGGCACCTGGCGccagggacgacgacgaccgccaTGGACGACACCGCCGGCGAGGTGACGTGCGTCGACTTCTGGGCGAACGGCTTCGGGATGCGGACGCGGATCGCGCTGCGGGAGCTCGGCGTCGCCTTCCGCTacgtcgaggaggacctccgcGTCCGGGAGCGGAGCGAGCTGGTGCGCCGGATGAACCCCGTCCACCGCTCCGTCCCCATCCTCGTACACGGCGGCCGCCCGGTCTGCGGCTCCGTCAACATCCTCGAGTACATCGACGAGACCTGGGGCAAGGATGATGGTGGGCCCCGCTTGCTCCCCCATGACCCGCTTCAGAGGGCCCACGCACGCTTCTGGGCTGACTTCATTGACCAAAAGGTAGCAAATCATCTTCTTTGTTTTTCCTGAACCACTATGCATCCATACTTCTTTCCTCAATTCAAAAAACAATGAAACAAAGGTTGAAGTTTGTAAAAATCAAGCAAAATTCTTATATATTTGCTACATAAACTTTTAGGTGTTCAGCACACAGACAAGGTTTCTAAAGAGCAAGGGTAAGGAGAAGGAGGTGGCGAAGCAGGAGCTCCTTGACCAGCTCAAGCGTCTTGAGGAGGTGCTCGGGGATAAGACcttcttcgccggcgacgagttCGGCTTCCTGGACGCCGTCCTCATCCCGTTCTCGAGCATGTTCCATGGGTACGAGCAGCACGGAGGTTTCAGCCTCGAGACGGAGTGCCCGAACCTGATGCGGTGGGTGAGAAGGTGCAAGGAGAGGGGGAGCGTGAAGAGCGTCCTCCCCGACGAAGATGAGATGTACGAGCTGCACAAGAAGTGGTATGGTATAGAATGAACTGGTGTGATGACGTCACGACGGTAAAATGTTGGGCTTTGTTTAGCTGGAGTCTTGGTCTACCTGTCCCTATCATACATTGGCCTTCATACGTGTCTTGTgtttggctttttttttttaccgttcCTTGTGTTGTCACAGCGGACTAGGTTTATCAGTATGTAAAATAGTCAAAATGTGCCATGGAAAAGACGATGCATTTGGCAACACTTGCCTCtatgtttgtatccgcttatttccTGCTTATCGGTGAAAATAAGCCATAAGTCCACCTAAATGTCTTGCTTATTTCCCGTTTACCACCCAAGTTGCTTATCCCACAATCCaaaatatatactccctccgtataggaaaaggaagttgttttggacagcgacacggtctccaaagcattactttgactccttgtttttataaaaatatttatcaaaaagtgatatatgtatatttttatgaaagtatttttcaagacaaatctatttatatggctttcacatttccaaattcaacaacttaaaagttattcatgatttatattcccaatgtttgacccaagccttgtccaaaacgactttcttttcctatacggagggagtacaactaGCACTCCCCTTTTTCTCTACGCGGCCTCAGGGGCGCTTCTCGCGCAGGCGAACCGATTTTCCCCTGTACCCCTCACCCCATCGACACCCTGCGTCTCCACCCCCTAGATCCCGCACCCGCCGTCGGCCCGTCCGCCACCCGCCACCCTTCGGCGGGCTCCATCCACCACCTGCCATCCGCCCCCTTgatcccgcgcccgccgccagccCATCCGTCACCCGCCTCCCTTCGACGGGCTCCGTCCGCCACCTGCTGCCCTCCACCAGCTCCTGCCCAAATCCCGCCCTCCACCGGTTCCATGGGCCCTATTCCTGTCCGCCACCTCCCTACCCAGATCCCATCCGCCGCCCGCTGTTGGCTCCGTCCTTCCTGCCACCCGCCGGCCATCTTCCCCAAGAAGACCGGCCACGATCGCCGTACCACACCCTCTACCAGCCCCCTCCGCAGCAGGCACCTTCCGCGACCGCCCACTTCGCCATAGCCCCGGCAGGCCCCCTCTGCGGCCGTCCCATGCCGCCACAAGCGCCCCATGGTTTCGCGAGGAAAACCTTGTGGCCAAGTAGGAAGAAGATAAACctgaaaaaataaaggaaaagaaaaaaaaataagtggaTAACATTAGAATTCACTTATTATGAGCctaaaatgagctattatcagcttAAAATAAGTGGATGACATTAGAATTATTATTTTCTCCTCGTATTAAAAAAAAGCTATTATTAGCCTCAAGGACATTCAAGTCATTTTATTAGTCATGATAGATAATCGACACGTAATAATTAAGATTGTCAAACACCCAGTCTATTCAGATAGCAAATTCTTCAGACAGCAAACTTATCCCGCGAGAAAAGCGAGTTCTAGAAAAGCTTATACAAACATGAGAGCTGGGCTCATTTACGGTCGGTAGTCAACTACGGAGGAGTCATCAGTCATCACTTCGCCGGATCACGGCGCAGTTGCTGACATATATCGTTCGCGAGTCTCTTCAGCGTAGCGGTCGACGACccgccgtccccgacggcgttcCGGCACGCCGCCTTCATCTCGGCGGCCTTCTCCCTCaccctcctccccgcctcctcgccgccacccatcAGCTCCCTCACCGcgcgctccacctccgccgcctccacgaAGTTGCCCCTCGCCCTGTCCAcctccacggccacggcggcgcccaTGGCCGCCACCAGCGCGAACGCGTT harbors:
- the LOC117845808 gene encoding glutathione S-transferase 3 — protein: MPRAACKARSYAAHPYPPHHNSTSTYARHLAPGTTTTAMDDTAGEVTCVDFWANGFGMRTRIALRELGVAFRYVEEDLRVRERSELVRRMNPVHRSVPILVHGGRPVCGSVNILEYIDETWGKDDGGPRLLPHDPLQRAHARFWADFIDQKVFSTQTRFLKSKGKEKEVAKQELLDQLKRLEEVLGDKTFFAGDEFGFLDAVLIPFSSMFHGYEQHGGFSLETECPNLMRWVRRCKERGSVKSVLPDEDEMYELHKKWYGIE